One window of Dinoroseobacter shibae DFL 12 = DSM 16493 genomic DNA carries:
- a CDS encoding AAA family ATPase — MSRQTRRTGTFLVTREHKRFVEFANAVRRNATIGLCHGRAGVGKTLSARRYANWDLIEPLITTWGRREDSDKKVYAASSRARTLFYTPPVGGSISALRKDIQPFIMRLCVCIDSYGNPKWAERPLTPLGLIELVIIDEAERLTMTGLEFLRDQFDRSDAGLILIGMPGIEKRMSQYPQLYSRIGFVHEYPPLSKDEMQFVLQRQWRKWGFGQDDADFTDDRVAAAIIRLTAGNFRLLQRLFMQIERIARINEMAAITEDVVEAAAQTLVIGNAN; from the coding sequence ATGAGCCGCCAGACTCGCCGGACCGGTACTTTCCTCGTCACCCGCGAACATAAGCGGTTTGTCGAATTCGCGAACGCTGTGCGCCGCAACGCAACCATCGGCTTGTGTCATGGTCGGGCGGGCGTTGGCAAAACCTTGTCAGCCCGCCGCTATGCCAATTGGGACCTGATCGAACCGCTGATAACGACATGGGGTAGGCGTGAAGACTCGGACAAGAAAGTGTATGCAGCCTCGTCCCGCGCCCGTACCTTGTTCTATACACCGCCGGTGGGCGGCAGTATCTCGGCGCTGCGCAAGGACATTCAACCATTTATCATGCGACTATGCGTTTGCATTGACAGCTACGGGAACCCCAAGTGGGCGGAGCGACCTCTAACACCGCTTGGCCTGATAGAGTTGGTAATCATTGACGAAGCCGAACGCCTTACCATGACCGGCCTGGAGTTCCTGCGCGACCAGTTCGATCGCAGTGACGCTGGGCTGATCCTGATCGGTATGCCCGGCATTGAAAAACGGATGTCGCAATACCCGCAACTCTACAGCCGAATAGGTTTTGTGCATGAATACCCACCGCTTTCGAAGGATGAGATGCAATTCGTTTTGCAGCGGCAATGGAGGAAATGGGGCTTTGGCCAGGATGATGCAGATTTCACCGACGACCGTGTTGCTGCTGCCATCATCCGACTGACAGCTGGCAACTTCCGTCTTTTGCAACGCCTGTTCATGCAGATCGAACGCATCGCCCGCATCAACGAAATGGCCGCAATCACCGAAGATGTGGTAGAGGCCGCCGCTCAGACCCTCGTCATCGGAAACGCCAATTAA
- a CDS encoding calcium-binding protein, with amino-acid sequence MTTYNVRGIAVTYDAFVGSDLPINLGSAILQLTGSDGATFSYELGTPPEPGAPPRAVLDTSEIIGARLSGEPLDSEEEFILNLRWRDGPITRETTVLVLYVEDSPEFGVDTDYIFYLGGAPLPELRTVQDWEAFDDTILSIAPPTSGPFAPGADIVIEDLPSLLGPTKTFTLQGTMIVYDDNVGFGEADDVIPAEVVFTAPEDAVFSYTVEETGDPDTPFILTLDSGQILGAIFNGNPDIEIAGELFLDVTWQDAGNVTRETTVLALFGFDPDNFFVSFDYIFYLDGHPLPDFQTVQDWEDFDDSVTAVDVPSSGPFAPETDIALADLFGVVVADAPGNIILGTEGDDNSDLPPGEDIFGTDLDDDIRALAGDDFINVSFGFDLIDGGTGFDVMNYEGSGPVFVNNTGATVIDDWNGEEAEVGPFQVLKGFGGFEGVDGLTDIEAFELSQFHDVAYLGDNADGLTFAYDLAGDDKVVAAQSGLTATTFIAGSGNDMFIGSSNPFDFLDYGEQAEDDDDAAGPAFRGIFVEFTGGGNGTATDPWDGFDMFEGIEFVGGTRFQDIFVGDETDNIFHGEGGDDIFIGGAGNDFIDGGPGETEDDEDFDTLIYANETGEAGIFADMGTGLIVDTFGDTDTVVSIDRVIGTMDEDVFVGSDFQDFIQYVGLAGEDVFFAGAAYETLRYREDDDFGALHGVYVDLAANFAIDGFGDEDTIITDDGEIDRVRGSDFNDVLATSNVGARLEGEDGDDFLKGRLGEDRLEGDAGNDTILAGAGDDQLSDGRGFDYLNGGAGWDLFFRDIGQDFEDFSWTPVVDLTEGKFFDPSEDPALFDILENIEAVSLEGNFNMTLIGDDGDNFLESDAGNDLLEGNGGDDELDGGDGDDTLNGGDGNDLLFGGEGNDGLYGDAGDDELYGEAGDDTLEGGDGDDYLNGGGGNDVINGGDGDDFIDIGGSGVATVDGGEGWDTYFVDLTGFNPGDFIYELNLITGYAGVFGNPFNSDFVADVEEILVEGDLETRLTGTNEREIFNGGDGNDEITGNGGDDELIGNDGNDTLIGGDGRDFLAGGDGDDTLDASTGAASTQGFGDYIRAGLGSNTIIGHAALFAAGEGIDISYADLAGIGGVTITVGANGTGTTVSGTPGQVDDTFTFAHYFEGSRDGDTFTGSNNADFEGWVGLDGADDFDGGGGFDVLFYDTDEAYGGAGGIIATFADGAGTVEDSWGNLDTFTDIDEIVGSQSDDVMEATGSTGVRFDGEDGDDLLIGTDADDVLRGGDGDDEIHAGLGTDEIDGGEGSDTLVTDVTGLGPDQITVDLDPLAGSQTIAGEGPGAADTLVGTENFTLTGDWDATVIGSDAANIITTGGGADDITTGLGRDTVNAGAGDDVIDASAGDLASEGFGDRIRPGLGSDTVLGSATLYAQGGGINLAYFDVSGVSGLTITVGVNGSGTVVSGTAGLVNDSFTFADVFGGSQDDDVITGTDRAEYEGFQGYGGNDVIDGRGGFDEVYYLNASGAVQINLQNGSVTGADGTDTLLNIESIFASHHDDTIQGSTARDQVNGGDGDDDINARGGFDLIDGGAGNDTINGGVGSDVLNGDGGNDTIIAGDGFDEVDGGAGDDLLKGNAGNDFIAGGAGADRIEGGIGRDMLHGGDDDDDISGAEGFDEIFGDAGDDLLRGNAGNDTIEGGAGDDRIEGGIGADTLRGGVGNDEIVASEGFDALFGEDGDDTLLGNAGNDLLEGGAGMDALFGGQGADTLRGGDGDDILRGETGADTLIGGVGDDELRGGQGGDRLSGGAGNDILVGGSGADVFVFEGGVDTITDMSLIVDRIEIDGDALGIAGLTGAQVLDQFAEAIGPSTQIVFDAANRIDLQGVTNLTQLEGLIEVI; translated from the coding sequence ATGACAACCTATAATGTGCGCGGCATTGCCGTGACCTATGACGCTTTCGTGGGCTCTGATCTTCCGATCAATCTTGGCAGCGCCATCCTGCAACTCACCGGGTCGGACGGGGCGACGTTCAGCTACGAGCTGGGCACGCCGCCCGAGCCGGGTGCACCGCCCCGGGCCGTTCTGGACACCAGTGAGATCATCGGCGCCCGGCTGTCCGGGGAGCCGCTGGACAGCGAGGAGGAGTTCATCCTGAACCTGCGCTGGCGGGATGGGCCCATAACCCGAGAGACAACGGTTCTGGTTCTCTATGTCGAGGACAGCCCGGAATTCGGGGTGGACACCGATTACATCTTCTACCTGGGCGGTGCCCCCCTGCCCGAGTTGCGGACCGTGCAGGACTGGGAGGCTTTCGACGACACCATCCTCAGCATCGCACCCCCCACGTCGGGACCCTTCGCGCCCGGCGCCGATATCGTGATCGAGGACCTGCCGAGCCTGCTCGGCCCTACCAAGACCTTTACCCTGCAAGGCACCATGATCGTCTATGACGATAATGTCGGTTTCGGCGAGGCCGACGATGTGATCCCCGCCGAGGTGGTGTTCACCGCCCCCGAGGATGCGGTCTTCAGCTACACGGTCGAGGAAACCGGCGATCCGGACACACCGTTCATCTTGACCCTCGACAGCGGTCAGATCCTCGGTGCCATCTTCAATGGAAATCCCGATATCGAGATCGCCGGAGAGCTGTTTCTCGACGTCACCTGGCAGGACGCGGGCAACGTCACCCGCGAGACCACGGTGCTTGCCCTGTTCGGCTTCGATCCGGACAATTTCTTCGTGAGTTTCGACTATATCTTCTACCTGGACGGGCACCCCCTGCCCGACTTCCAGACCGTTCAGGACTGGGAGGATTTCGACGACAGTGTCACCGCGGTCGATGTCCCCTCTTCCGGCCCCTTCGCGCCGGAGACCGACATCGCGCTGGCGGATCTCTTCGGGGTGGTGGTGGCCGATGCGCCCGGCAACATCATCCTCGGCACGGAAGGCGACGACAATTCCGACCTGCCCCCGGGCGAGGACATCTTCGGCACAGATCTCGACGACGATATCCGGGCGCTGGCGGGCGACGACTTCATCAACGTCAGCTTCGGCTTCGACCTCATCGATGGCGGGACCGGCTTCGACGTCATGAACTACGAGGGCAGTGGCCCGGTCTTTGTCAACAACACCGGAGCCACGGTGATCGATGACTGGAACGGGGAGGAGGCCGAGGTCGGCCCCTTCCAGGTTCTCAAAGGCTTCGGCGGGTTCGAGGGCGTCGACGGGTTGACCGACATCGAGGCCTTCGAACTCAGCCAGTTCCACGACGTGGCCTATCTGGGCGACAATGCCGACGGGCTGACCTTCGCTTATGACCTGGCCGGGGACGACAAGGTGGTCGCCGCCCAGTCCGGCCTGACCGCGACGACCTTCATCGCCGGGTCCGGCAACGATATGTTCATCGGGTCCTCCAACCCGTTCGATTTCCTCGATTACGGCGAACAGGCCGAGGACGACGATGATGCGGCAGGCCCTGCCTTCCGGGGCATTTTTGTCGAGTTCACTGGCGGCGGCAACGGCACGGCCACCGATCCCTGGGACGGGTTCGACATGTTCGAGGGGATCGAGTTTGTCGGCGGCACCCGGTTCCAGGATATCTTTGTTGGGGACGAGACCGACAACATCTTCCACGGCGAGGGGGGCGACGACATCTTCATTGGCGGCGCGGGCAATGATTTCATCGATGGCGGCCCGGGCGAGACCGAGGACGACGAGGATTTCGACACGCTGATCTACGCCAACGAGACCGGCGAGGCAGGCATCTTCGCCGATATGGGTACCGGGCTGATCGTCGACACCTTTGGCGATACCGACACGGTTGTCAGCATCGACCGGGTCATCGGTACCATGGACGAGGACGTCTTTGTCGGCTCGGATTTCCAGGACTTCATCCAGTATGTGGGCCTGGCGGGCGAGGACGTGTTCTTCGCCGGGGCGGCCTACGAGACCCTGCGCTACCGGGAGGACGACGATTTCGGCGCGCTCCACGGGGTCTATGTGGACCTGGCGGCAAACTTCGCCATCGACGGCTTCGGCGACGAGGACACGATCATCACCGATGACGGTGAGATCGACCGCGTCCGCGGCTCGGACTTCAACGACGTACTGGCCACCAGCAATGTAGGCGCGCGGCTCGAGGGCGAGGACGGCGACGACTTCCTCAAGGGCAGGCTGGGCGAGGATCGGCTCGAGGGCGACGCAGGCAACGACACGATCCTCGCGGGCGCAGGCGACGACCAGCTCAGCGACGGGCGCGGCTTTGACTACCTCAATGGTGGCGCGGGTTGGGACCTGTTCTTCCGGGACATCGGGCAGGACTTCGAGGATTTCTCCTGGACCCCGGTGGTCGACCTGACAGAAGGCAAGTTCTTTGATCCTTCCGAGGATCCCGCCCTATTCGACATCCTGGAGAATATCGAGGCGGTCTCACTCGAGGGCAATTTCAACATGACCCTGATCGGGGATGACGGGGACAACTTCCTCGAATCCGACGCCGGCAATGATCTGCTCGAGGGCAATGGCGGCGATGACGAGCTTGATGGCGGCGATGGGGACGACACGCTCAATGGCGGGGATGGCAACGACCTGCTGTTTGGCGGCGAGGGCAATGACGGCCTCTATGGCGACGCGGGCGATGACGAGCTCTATGGCGAGGCGGGCGACGACACGCTCGAAGGCGGCGACGGCGACGACTACCTAAATGGCGGCGGCGGCAACGACGTGATCAATGGGGGCGACGGGGACGATTTCATCGACATTGGCGGCTCGGGCGTGGCCACGGTGGATGGTGGCGAAGGCTGGGACACCTATTTCGTCGACCTGACCGGGTTCAACCCGGGCGATTTCATCTACGAGCTGAACCTGATCACCGGCTATGCCGGGGTCTTTGGCAACCCGTTCAACTCGGATTTCGTCGCGGATGTGGAAGAGATCCTGGTCGAGGGCGACCTCGAGACGCGGCTCACCGGCACCAATGAGCGCGAGATCTTCAATGGCGGTGACGGCAATGACGAGATCACCGGCAATGGCGGCGATGACGAGCTGATCGGAAATGACGGCAACGACACCCTGATCGGCGGCGACGGGCGCGATTTCCTGGCCGGCGGCGATGGCGACGACACGCTCGACGCCTCCACGGGCGCCGCGAGCACCCAGGGCTTCGGGGATTATATCCGCGCGGGTCTGGGCTCGAACACGATCATCGGCCATGCGGCCCTCTTCGCCGCGGGCGAAGGGATCGACATCTCCTACGCGGACCTCGCGGGCATCGGCGGGGTCACGATCACCGTGGGCGCAAACGGCACCGGCACCACGGTCAGCGGCACGCCGGGCCAGGTGGATGATACCTTCACCTTCGCCCATTACTTCGAAGGCTCCCGGGACGGCGACACCTTCACCGGCTCGAACAATGCCGATTTCGAGGGCTGGGTCGGTCTTGACGGTGCGGATGACTTTGACGGTGGCGGCGGCTTCGACGTGCTATTCTACGACACGGACGAGGCCTATGGCGGCGCGGGTGGAATCATCGCAACTTTCGCCGATGGCGCCGGCACGGTCGAGGACAGCTGGGGCAATCTCGACACCTTCACCGATATCGATGAGATCGTCGGCTCGCAAAGCGACGATGTCATGGAGGCCACAGGCAGCACCGGGGTCCGCTTCGACGGCGAGGATGGCGACGACCTCCTGATCGGCACGGACGCGGACGATGTCCTCAGGGGCGGCGATGGCGATGACGAGATCCACGCCGGGCTCGGCACCGACGAGATCGATGGCGGCGAAGGGTCCGATACGCTGGTCACCGATGTCACCGGCCTCGGGCCGGACCAGATCACCGTGGATCTCGACCCGCTGGCGGGCTCGCAGACCATCGCGGGCGAAGGCCCCGGCGCGGCCGATACCCTGGTGGGGACCGAGAACTTCACCCTGACCGGGGACTGGGACGCGACCGTCATCGGCTCGGACGCGGCCAACATCATCACCACCGGCGGTGGCGCGGACGACATCACCACCGGACTTGGCCGCGACACGGTCAATGCGGGCGCGGGCGACGACGTGATCGACGCCTCCGCCGGGGATCTCGCCTCCGAGGGCTTCGGCGATCGCATCCGGCCGGGTCTCGGGTCGGACACGGTGCTGGGCTCGGCCACGCTCTATGCCCAGGGTGGCGGCATCAACCTGGCCTATTTCGACGTCTCGGGCGTGAGCGGGCTCACCATCACCGTGGGGGTCAACGGCTCCGGCACCGTGGTCAGCGGCACCGCCGGGCTGGTCAACGACAGCTTCACCTTCGCCGATGTCTTCGGCGGCAGCCAGGACGATGACGTGATCACCGGCACCGACCGGGCCGAGTACGAAGGTTTCCAGGGCTATGGCGGCAACGACGTGATCGACGGGCGCGGCGGGTTCGACGAGGTCTATTACCTCAATGCCTCCGGCGCGGTGCAGATCAACCTGCAAAACGGATCGGTGACCGGGGCCGACGGCACCGATACGCTGCTGAACATCGAGAGCATCTTTGCCTCGCACCATGACGACACGATCCAGGGCAGCACTGCGCGCGATCAGGTCAACGGGGGCGACGGGGATGATGACATCAACGCCCGCGGCGGTTTCGATCTGATCGATGGCGGGGCCGGCAATGACACCATCAATGGCGGGGTCGGGTCCGATGTCCTGAACGGGGATGGCGGCAATGATACGATCATCGCCGGGGACGGGTTCGACGAGGTCGATGGCGGCGCTGGCGATGACCTGCTCAAGGGCAATGCCGGCAACGACTTCATCGCCGGCGGCGCCGGGGCCGACCGGATCGAGGGCGGCATCGGGCGCGACATGCTCCATGGCGGCGATGACGACGACGACATCTCGGGCGCCGAGGGCTTCGACGAAATCTTCGGCGATGCCGGAGATGACCTGCTCAGGGGCAATGCCGGTAATGACACGATCGAGGGCGGCGCTGGCGACGACCGGATCGAGGGCGGCATCGGAGCCGATACCCTCCGCGGCGGGGTGGGCAACGACGAGATCGTGGCCTCCGAAGGCTTCGACGCGCTTTTCGGCGAGGATGGGGACGACACGCTTCTGGGCAATGCCGGCAATGATCTGCTCGAAGGGGGCGCCGGTATGGACGCGCTCTTTGGCGGCCAGGGGGCCGATACGCTGCGGGGGGGCGATGGCGACGATATCCTGCGCGGTGAAACCGGGGCCGATACGCTGATCGGCGGGGTCGGAGATGACGAGCTGCGCGGCGGTCAGGGCGGTGACCGGCTCAGTGGCGGGGCGGGCAATGATATCCTCGTGGGCGGCTCCGGCGCGGATGTGTTCGTCTTCGAGGGCGGGGTGGACACGATCACCGACATGTCGCTGATCGTGGACCGGATCGAGATCGACGGGGATGCGCTCGGCATCGCCGGGCTCACCGGCGCGCAAGTGCTCGACCAGTTCGCCGAAGCGATCGGGCCCTCGACCCAGATCGTGTTCGACGCGGCCAACCGGATCGACCTGCAGGGGGTGACTAACCTCACCCAGCTCGAAGGCCTGATCGAGGTGATCTGA
- a CDS encoding calcium-binding protein yields MAQFSEITADHFGMIYTGNMPNRVSLENFIEITNYTGIESIRWPGGTLSEIGFRNAGDENYYDLTADNLLENQSGTGAIPAGLSEILSVAVEEDLGVSIIIPTLCYTDPIKNGMMESPNLDLAFQEYYDFLEKLLVEKAWGKVPANFTLEIGNEASLHFGENQDKYGQIANTFLAAYDKILGDYAMDDPVDIAIQMGISQNQSMNQIVIAQIDDDFSHHIDAVRNHELNKNHGLSWDKGWAGLNDASKQYFDEWLEKTGKDERSLDHYVSAWNTGTPTVRDQDGNVKEPDPIADDYGMKELSAVVEMFANFSLLGVDKASHWGVAVSEAHPNETSSVNRDGSLNYTPKAEVIRLVHESLIGTTLSHDITKDADGNQIRAGYFRSDIDGENDPTPYRVFLFEDDSKYVMFIAANRFEMAETDVEMEVEIILSDYIGDPDVIGFAWSEQITVDDPVFNFSDTLDETSVLATRHSIQHWDEGFTVNLSQNYELVRVIASKQSPGKGNLHLWGSDAGDALQGGGGSDTLEGNAGTDMLFGANGGDILRGGAGDDTLLGEAGDDDLQGGDGADILHDGDGRDDLRGGTGADLFVLAADGLEDVIWDFNPEEDQLDLSAWTTLRATSQITFEATSTGARLLHGNEVLILHSSGGTSLDRTFLPSIWLLNSREVPLPDTVPAVFEQAGAPMPRAFQANAVHGNDHYNITGNGTDENVRAGAGRNLLVDGAGADRMVGSAGADIFVLVADGALDEIVGFNPDEDRLDLSGWEMLRSTMQLSIAAIEDGARITYRDETLVLRSVDGAPLDPGVLAGLDMLELSRVPILPTVLQESFQGSSLEELLEGNAGVNILRGRAGNDRLMGHGGDDWIEGGIGADTLEGGADDDLLFGNAGHDTLLGQSGNDFLEGNAGNDLIRGGSGHDWLTGGQGNDHLLGEIGDDILWGLGGSDTLEGGDGADQLEGGDANDWLFGDAGNDTLNGGVGFDWLDGGDGNDILTGLEGFDSLFGGAGDDSLSGNAGNDLIEGGAGDDTLQGGQGIDVLRGGAGNDLIRGQTGFDELFGGAGNDTLQGGEGNDRLAGEAGNDVLTGGIGADVFVFDAGTDVITDFSLMVDRLALDGAALGIAGLDGATVLERFSQRDAEGVQLRFETGDGLDLEGVFNLTRLADLIDIF; encoded by the coding sequence ATGGCTCAATTTTCCGAAATTACCGCAGACCACTTTGGTATGATCTACACAGGAAATATGCCAAACCGCGTAAGTCTCGAAAACTTCATAGAAATCACGAACTATACCGGGATTGAATCGATCCGATGGCCTGGAGGAACCCTGTCAGAGATCGGATTCAGGAATGCGGGCGATGAAAATTATTATGACCTGACAGCAGACAATCTCCTGGAGAATCAATCGGGTACTGGCGCAATCCCTGCAGGGCTTTCCGAGATATTAAGCGTCGCTGTAGAAGAGGATCTCGGAGTTTCAATAATCATTCCTACACTTTGCTACACTGATCCTATTAAGAATGGAATGATGGAATCGCCCAATCTTGACCTTGCATTTCAAGAATATTACGATTTCTTGGAGAAGCTCTTGGTAGAGAAGGCCTGGGGCAAGGTTCCTGCGAATTTTACGCTTGAAATCGGGAATGAGGCGTCTCTTCATTTTGGAGAAAACCAAGATAAGTATGGGCAAATAGCCAATACGTTCCTCGCGGCCTATGACAAGATTCTGGGCGACTATGCGATGGACGATCCAGTCGATATAGCGATTCAAATGGGTATCAGTCAGAACCAGAGCATGAACCAGATCGTGATTGCACAGATCGATGACGATTTCAGTCACCATATCGATGCTGTCCGCAATCATGAGCTCAACAAGAACCACGGTCTTTCATGGGACAAGGGGTGGGCAGGGCTGAACGATGCGTCCAAGCAATATTTCGATGAATGGCTTGAAAAGACCGGTAAGGATGAGCGCAGTCTCGATCATTATGTCTCTGCCTGGAATACGGGAACACCAACCGTAAGGGATCAAGACGGAAATGTGAAGGAGCCGGATCCGATTGCCGACGATTACGGCATGAAGGAACTGAGTGCAGTTGTTGAAATGTTTGCGAACTTCAGCCTTCTTGGGGTCGATAAAGCCTCTCATTGGGGTGTTGCCGTCTCAGAAGCTCACCCGAACGAAACATCTTCCGTGAACAGGGACGGATCTCTCAATTACACGCCCAAAGCGGAAGTGATACGGCTTGTCCACGAGAGCCTGATCGGAACGACGCTGTCCCATGACATTACCAAAGATGCCGATGGCAACCAGATCCGCGCAGGATATTTCAGGTCGGATATCGATGGAGAAAATGATCCAACGCCATATCGGGTTTTCCTCTTCGAGGATGACAGTAAATACGTCATGTTCATTGCGGCAAATCGTTTCGAAATGGCCGAGACCGATGTCGAGATGGAAGTTGAAATAATCCTGTCGGATTATATCGGCGATCCGGATGTCATCGGTTTTGCGTGGAGCGAGCAAATTACGGTCGATGATCCCGTCTTCAACTTTTCCGACACGCTTGATGAAACGTCCGTGCTTGCCACGCGGCACAGTATTCAACATTGGGATGAGGGGTTTACGGTAAATCTGTCTCAGAATTACGAACTCGTGCGAGTTATCGCGTCAAAGCAATCTCCTGGTAAAGGAAATCTCCATCTTTGGGGAAGTGACGCAGGTGATGCTCTTCAAGGCGGGGGTGGAAGCGACACCCTGGAGGGCAACGCCGGAACGGACATGTTGTTTGGCGCAAATGGCGGTGACATTCTGCGCGGCGGCGCAGGCGACGACACGCTGTTGGGTGAGGCTGGCGACGATGATCTGCAGGGTGGGGATGGCGCAGATATCCTCCACGACGGTGACGGTCGGGACGATTTGCGTGGTGGCACCGGCGCGGATCTGTTCGTGCTGGCTGCCGATGGTCTGGAAGACGTGATTTGGGATTTCAACCCCGAAGAGGACCAGCTTGATCTATCTGCATGGACGACATTGCGAGCGACGTCGCAAATTACTTTCGAAGCAACTTCCACGGGTGCGCGTTTGCTCCATGGCAACGAGGTGCTGATACTCCACAGCTCCGGCGGCACGTCCTTGGATCGCACGTTCCTGCCGAGCATTTGGCTGCTGAATTCCCGGGAAGTGCCATTGCCCGACACAGTGCCTGCAGTATTCGAACAGGCAGGAGCCCCAATGCCGCGCGCATTCCAAGCCAACGCGGTTCATGGCAACGACCATTACAACATCACGGGCAATGGCACGGATGAGAATGTGCGCGCCGGAGCCGGGCGTAACCTGCTGGTCGATGGGGCGGGCGCGGACCGGATGGTTGGAAGCGCGGGGGCCGATATTTTCGTTCTTGTTGCCGATGGCGCTCTGGACGAGATTGTCGGTTTCAATCCAGATGAGGACCGGCTCGACCTGTCTGGCTGGGAGATGCTGCGCAGCACCATGCAACTTTCTATTGCCGCCATCGAAGACGGGGCCCGGATCACCTATCGCGATGAAACCTTGGTGCTGCGCAGCGTGGACGGTGCGCCGCTTGATCCGGGCGTGCTTGCCGGGCTCGACATGCTGGAGCTCAGCCGGGTGCCGATCTTGCCGACGGTGTTGCAGGAGTCGTTCCAGGGTAGCTCTCTCGAGGAGTTGCTGGAGGGAAATGCCGGGGTCAACATCTTGCGCGGCCGGGCTGGCAATGATCGGCTAATGGGTCACGGCGGTGACGACTGGATCGAAGGTGGGATCGGCGCGGACACCCTGGAGGGCGGGGCCGATGACGATCTGTTGTTTGGCAATGCTGGCCACGACACCCTGCTGGGCCAGAGCGGCAACGACTTCCTGGAGGGCAATGCAGGCAATGATCTGATCCGCGGTGGTTCGGGCCATGACTGGCTGACCGGGGGCCAGGGCAACGATCACCTGTTGGGCGAGATCGGCGACGACATCCTCTGGGGCCTGGGCGGCAGCGACACTCTGGAGGGGGGCGACGGCGCAGATCAGCTAGAAGGTGGCGATGCCAATGATTGGCTGTTCGGGGATGCGGGCAATGACACGTTGAATGGCGGGGTCGGGTTCGACTGGCTCGACGGCGGTGACGGCAATGACATCCTGACCGGACTGGAAGGGTTCGACAGCCTCTTTGGCGGCGCGGGCGATGACAGCCTGTCGGGCAATGCGGGTAACGACCTGATCGAGGGCGGCGCGGGCGATGACACCCTGCAGGGTGGCCAGGGGATCGATGTGCTCCGCGGCGGCGCAGGCAACGACCTGATCCGCGGCCAGACCGGGTTCGACGAGCTCTTCGGTGGGGCGGGCAATGACACTCTGCAGGGCGGTGAGGGCAATGACCGGCTGGCCGGCGAGGCGGGCAACGATGTCCTGACCGGCGGGATTGGGGCGGATGTGTTCGTCTTCGATGCAGGCACCGACGTGATCACGGATTTCTCGCTCATGGTGGACCGGCTGGCGCTGGACGGCGCGGCGCTGGGGATCGCAGGGCTGGACGGGGCGACCGTGCTGGAGCGGTTCTCCCAACGGGACGCGGAGGGGGTTCAGCTGCGCTTCGAGACGGGCGACGGGCTCGATCTGGAGGGGGTGTTCAACCTCACCCGGCTGGCGGACCTGATCGATATCTTCTGA